From Myxocyprinus asiaticus isolate MX2 ecotype Aquarium Trade chromosome 10, UBuf_Myxa_2, whole genome shotgun sequence, the proteins below share one genomic window:
- the LOC127447389 gene encoding ankyrin repeat and SOCS box protein 1-like: protein MADGGDVVEGDVDDPPSMSCQLVTVSHLPNTTAAGRNLKEWLQEQFCDKPLEQCEDMRLHNAAYVGDLDTIKTLFQEDSFKQRINEKSVWCCGWLPCTPLRIAATAGHGKCVDFLISQGAEVDMVDVKGQTALYVAVVNGHLDCVKILLKAGADPNGSRHHRSTPLYHAARVGRVDILQELIRFNANVDVDHQLGPRPLFSARALSTLVVCPLYISAAYHHLHCFRILLQAGANSDYNYTGPVSREALARGLASCLLDAVLRHGCAPSFVSLLLDHGADPWLVPWDELDPDAMGRVRVNPEALRIYQEARKHPRKLTCMCRIKIREVVGKQRLLSISSLPLPDTVKNFLLHTD from the exons ATGGCTGATGGTGGAGATGTTGTTGAAGGGGATGTTGATGACCCACCCAGCATGAGCTGTCAACTGGTCACTGTGTCACACCTCCCAAACACCACTGCAGCAG GTCGTAACCTGAAGGAATGGCTCCAGGAGCAATTCTGTGACAAGCCTCTGGAACAGTGTGAAGACATGCGTCTACATAATGCTGCCTATGTGGGAGATCTGGACACTATCAAGACCCTCTTTCAAGAAGACAGCTTCAAGCA ACGGATCAATGAAAAGTCGGTTTGGTGCTGTGGTTGGCTGCCCTGCACACCCCTGCGTATTGCGGCCACGGCAGGTCATGGCAAGTGCGTGGATTTCCTCATCTCTCAGGGAGCTGAAGTGGACATGGTGGATGTGAAAGGTCAGACTGCTCTGTATGTGGCGGTGGTTAATGGACATCTGGACTGTGTAAAGATCCTTCTGAAAGCCGGTGCTGATCCGAACGGCAGCAGGCACCACCGAAGCACCCCATTATACCATGCTGCACGAGTGGGCCGAGTGGACATCCTGCAAGAGCTCATCAG GTTCAATGCTAATGTTGATGTGGATCACCAGCTGGGCCCCAGGCCATTGTTTAGCGCCCGCGCTCTATCAACTCTGGTGGTCTGTCCGCTGTACATCAGCGCTGCATACCACCACCTCCACTGTTTCCGGATACTTCTGCAGGCCGGGGCCAATTCGGACTACAATTACACTGGCCCAGTGAGCAGGGAAGCACTCGCCAGGGGCCTGGCCTCATGTCTTCTAGATGCAGTTCTGAGACACGGCTGTGCACCATCTTTCGTTAGCTTGCTGCTGGACCATGGTGCTGACCCGTGGCTGGTCCCCTGGGATGAGCTCGACCCTGATGCCATGGGTCGTGTTAGGGTCAACCCTGAGGCTCTTCGTATATACCAGGAGGCCAGAA AACACCCAAGGAAACTGACGTGCATGTGCCGCATTAAAATCCGGGAAGTTGTTGGCAAGCAGCGTCTGTTAAGTATCTCTTCCCTTCCGCTGCCTGACACGGTCAAAAACTTTCTGCTCCATACGGACTGA